In the bacterium genome, GCCTTGAACCCGATGACTTGGATATTACAATATATAACGCCCTAAAGGACCAAAAAACCTTAAGTGAAGTAATTAAAGAAACGGGGGATGTTAAAATTGCACCGGCAGATATATCTTTAGCAACTGCAGACTTGGAATTATCCAAAGAAATAGGTAACCAGGAACTTTTAAAAGATATTCTAGAGAAAATACAAGCTGATTACGATTATATAATTATAGACTGCCCACCCAGCTTAAATCTTTTAACCATTAACGCTCTTTGCGCAGCTGATGGGGTTTTAATAACAGTCCAGGCGGAATATTTCGCTTTAAAGGGACTTAGTGATTTATTTAAAACAGTTGAAAAAGTTAAAAAGAAGCTCAATCACGCGATCCAAATTATAGGAATTCTGCCTTGTATGTATGATTCCCGGAGAAAACTTTCGGAAGAAGCTCTTAAGGTGTTGAAGGATAACTTTAGCGGCATGTTGTTAAAGACAAAAATTAGGGAAAATGTAAAACTGGCCGAGGCTTCTTCTAGAAGTAAAAGTATCTTTGAGTACGATTCTGAAAGTCATGGGGCCGAAGACTATAATAGTTTGTGTAATGAAATTTTAGCAAAGGAGACCAAAAATGGTTGAAAAAAATGATAAACTGGATGGTGTTTTTTCCTCTATAATCCAAAAAAAGAAAAAAGAACCTTCAAAAAAGCTTAGTAATACGAGTAATACAGATAATTTGGATAATATAAAAACCCAAGAGAAAGTTGTTAAGCCTGTCCGCATCCCTCATACTTACAAATATGAAAAAGATGTTGTTGATAAAGTAAAAGCGTATGCATATTGGAAAAGGTCTGATATCTCTGATGTTGTAAATGCCGTTCTAAAGGCATTTACCAAGGCTGTAGAAAAAGAAGAGGGAATAATAAAACCGATTCCTACGGGTTCCATCCAACCAGTTAAGTCTATCAAAGTGGAACAGGAAGCAAGCCAGAAGTAGTTCTATAATTTATTTCTAAATATTTCTATTCATTTCCATTTTTGCTTGATTTTATTCTTGACACGTTCAAAATTGAACGGTATAGTTATTATGTAATGTTAAATAATATAATAAATCAGTGGCAATGAATTTGTTATCTCAAAAGGCGAATAATTATTATGTAAGACCTGAGGGGAGTCTTTTGGATGCCCACGCTTTTGATAAGCTTGTATTCTCTATATCCGCTACACCATTTTTAAAAAGATCTCAAATTACAAAACAAATAGTTATAGACCTTGAAAGTAGTAAAAAATTAAGCCTCTATGGTGAAATGGGAATTTTTCTTCTAGGTAAATTTTTAAATAAACTTCTGAATAGAAGTTTTAATATAAAATATCCTTCTAACGACACTCACAATGCTGTTTTTGAAACATTGCGTAATATCCGCAATGCTGCCAAAAGTCGTGAACCAAAACCTTTCAAAAATAATCCTTTTTGGCAAATAAATGATAAAAAGAATTCTATTATAATGTTTATGTTTGTAGAAGATGCAGGGGGAATTCGGAAACTACTTGATAGCACTATAAATATATTTCAACCATATCTGACTAATATATTACATTACCCGGGACAAAAAATTGACTATATTCAAAACATTATAGGTGAACTTACTCAAAATATTATAGATCATAGTGTGGTTGATTCTATGCCAAAAGGATATATTGCCTTAGCCGCAACAAAAAGAAAGGTTGAAATAGTTGTGATGGATTTAGGAATAGGAATACCTAAGCGTCTGGGAGATAGTCTCGGTATTAAAGATGAATTTTTGGCTTTAAAATTAGCTTTCAATAAAAGAGTTTCTTCCAGGTTAAGCGAACGGAGAGGAATTGGACTTCTTGAGGTAAAAAAAATAATTGAAGACTCCCATGGTTATTTAAGTGTGCGCTCTAGCAGGGCTAAAGTCTCTTTTTCTCCCAAGACATATAAGCCATCAGGGAAAACCTGGCTTTCTTCAACTTCTGCATGTTTTCCAGGGACACAGATAGAAGTCTTACTTTTTAATAAGAAACATTAAAAAGGATTTGCTTTATGGAATTATATTTAGATGACCATTTATTAGAAACTGAAGACGGTTTACTTATAGGGAGAGAAGCTGGGAAAGAAAAAAGAAAAGACGTATGTAAGCATTTAGATAATTTACCTGTTCATACCGGACTAAATATATCTTTTAAGAATATAAGAACCATAGATTTCTCCTGTGCCGATACTATATTTAACACGGTTCTGGGAATGATAGACGCAGGAGTTTATCCCGATAAATTTATAGTCTTATCTGAATTGCAAGATCATCAAATAGAAACTATAAACAGAACACTTAAAGAAGCTTCTAAGGTTCTATTTATTAAAACCAATGATCGCTGGAGCCTTATAGGTGACGTTAAAGATAGTTATAGCCCTATTATTGAAAAACTTCTTAGTGTGAAATCTATAAGCACTAGAGAACTTGCGACAGCTATGCATTATAACTCTGTACACATAGCTTCTAATAAATTAGCGGCGCTATATCGTAAAGGATTAGTGGCTAGAGAAAAATGGACGAGGGCTGAGCGAGGTGGTGGTCGACAATTTAGGTATTATAGTATTACAAAAGCTAAGAAAAAGTAGTATAATCATGTGTTTAAAAATGGAGAAAGATAGTGGATCAGAAAGAAATTAGGGGTCGTCTCGGTTATTTTATGTTTCTTAATGACGTCTTTAAAAGTGGTTCTTATGCAAAACTTTCTCCTTCTGCAAAATCGATCTATCCTGTAATTGGTGTTCATATAAATAGAGATGGTGAAGCTTTTCTTTCCACCTCTCGCATAGAAAAACTTTCTGGTTTAAGCAGGCATTCTGTAATAGATGGCGTAAAAGAATTAGTAGAAAATGGCTTTATTATGAAGGTTAAAGGGAATTCTCTTAAAAGTAATCGCTTTAGAATAGTTTTTGAATATGAAGGCAGTGTAATGGTTGCACTAAGGCAGTGCAAAAATTACACTAGTGGTAGTGTAAATAATATACCGAGGGTAGTGCAAAAACCATACCAGAGGGTAGTGCAAAAATTTAACCCTAATAAAGTAATATATAATAAAGTAACACAACCAAGTAAAGAAAAACAACAAATCACAACTAATATAATTAAAATTCATGATAGTCATGTAGGTCAAGTAAATATAGGTGAAAATAGTGGTGGTAATATTTTTAAAAAGATTATAAAAGAACTAAATCTTAAAGAAACTGGGCAAGAATTACTTAAAGATTATATTACTAAATACTCTCAAAATTGGGTAGATCGTGCATTTACTGAATCTGTAAAACGTGCAAAACCCAGCCTACATTATATGGAAGGAATATTAAAAAAATGGCAGCAAACAGGAAGGATTCAATTGGGTAGTTTTAAAGAAGAAATAGATATAAAAAAGAAAGAAGATTTTAGAAAAAACAGAGAGGAAAGGAAAAAACTTGAACAAAGCAAAGATTTAGACGAATCCCTTGAGCAAATATTTAATTCATTAGAAGACGAGGAAAAAAGGGGAATACAACAAAGAGTAAGGTATGAAGTTGATAAACTAAAAATTAAGCCGGAATTTGAAGGGCCAATATTAAGAAGTACAAGATTAAAAATACTAAAAGAAGAATTTTTAAATAAATAACTTAAAAAACTATCGTGGCAATATTAATCTCTATACTCTTATTATAGTGGCTGTGTTTTCCCTACCTGTATTATCTCGTCCTTTTAAAACTTAAACTTTCTTAAAATAGTTTAAATTTATACTATTTCCCAGGGTAGTAATAAAAGTAGAAGGAATTGGTATTCGGTTTGAGCATTATAAAGTAAAACCCGAATAACCCTTTTAATTTCGCAGTTTTCACAGAAAGCGAAAAGTTTTACTTGTTTTTGCCAGAATCTTGGCATAAAATAAAACAAAAGGAGATTAAATTTCACACTCTAAATTAAAGAGCGAAAAATAAAAGGAGAAGAATAATGACACAATTTAAAATTGTTGTAGAAAAACACCCCGATGGTTATGTCTCATATCCATTAGGATTTAAAGGAGTTGTGGTTGGGCAGGGCGATACTTACGAGGAAGCTTTATCTGATATAAAATCAGCAATTCAGTTTCATATCAAGACATTTGGAAAAGAGACATTAGAGACAGAGTCTCGAATTATAGAAGCTTTTGTTGCTGAAGCAGTCGTAGAAGCTTAATGGCAAAATTTCCAATTGATGCTCCTAAGCGCAAAGTAGTCAAGGCGTTTAAATTTTTAGGTTTTCAACCTATAAGAGAAAAAGAACATATTTCTATGATGCGCGAGAATCAGGATGGTAGTAAAACCCCTTTAACTATGCCGAATCATCAAAAAATAAAAGCTTCTACATTAAAGACAATATGTACTCAGTCTGGAATTTCAAGAGAGGAGTTTTTAAATGCTTATAGAAAGGCGTAGCGAAAAAGGATCTATTATTTCTAATTTCACTCGGATTGCACGCCGTCATCATCTTAACTATGATCAGTTGAGATATGTTTTTAAAGCTGTTCGTGGTAATCTCAATCTCAAGCCCAATGATCGCTCAAAACGCCTTCCCAGGATTCTTACTGACCATGAATTATCTTCCTTTTTTGAGGGAATAGAGGATTCTTTGTTATCGCATAAGATTATGCTCAAACTTCTTTTTTATACAGGCCTACGCGTATCAGAGCTTGTGAATATAAAAGTTTCAGATATAGATATAAAAAACAACAAAATTTTTATCAACCAGGGTAAAGGATCAAAAGATCGCTATGTTTTGTTTCCGGAGGCTTTTCGTCTGGTGCTGGAGGCATATTTGGCAAACCCTAATGGTAAACAGTATCTATTTGAATCAAACAGAGGAACAAAATACACACCGCGCAGGATCCAGCAGGTTGTTTCAGGATATATGAAAAACGCTGGAATAGATGCGGATTCCAACCGCCGTCTTGGCCCGCACATTTTAAGGCACCAGTTTCTGACATTTCTTACAAGAAAGGGAATGTCAGATGCGCAGATTCAGCTCATATCTGGCCACAGCACAAAGAAATCCCTGGAAGTTTATCAGCATCTATCTTTAAAGGATGTAGAGAAGGACTATCAAGAGGTATGGAAAACGTGAAAAACAGGAAAATAAGTTGGCACATATCTTGCGACAGACAGACAGACAGACAGACAGACAGACAGACAGACAGACAGACAGACAGACAGACAGACAGACAGACAGACAGACAGTACTCCTTCCTTAAAAAAATTTTCTTTCTTAAAGCGCTTATAGGCGTACACGGCACAAAACGCCAAATTAGGGCGTTAGCGTCCTGCACGCATAATCAACCCCCTTATTAATCATCAAATGTTTTAATGATTTTCCCGACAGATCGTCTATGAATCCCAAGTCTCCTGGCGATTTCGGACTTGAATATTTTCTCTTTCCAAAACTTCCTTACTTCCTTAGTTTTACTTATCGCTGTCTTAGGTCTGCCCAGAACTTTTCTTTTTTGTTTAGCTTGTTCCAACCCAATACACAATAGCGTTTGATAACATGCTAGGACAGCTTGCTTTATTCGTAATTTCTTCTAAATCTCCCTGTGGCCCCAATAGGATCCACATATTGTCGCAGGAGAAAGATTCTCAGATTTTATATCTTTAAGGAAATCTTTTATCCATAGGTTTTTTGGCGTGTGTTCTGTACGCATAATCAATACCCTCGTTAATGTCCCAGATTATGCGTGCAGAATAGTCTTTTTCAGAAAAATGTGCAGCAAGTATTTTTCTCCTGCACGCATAATATAAGAAAAAGTGATGGTTTTTGGAGAAAAACATATCTTTTAATAGCTTTTCTGAAAATATTTGCTGGCTTCTGTACGCATAATGTAACAGATTATTGATAGTCTGTTATATTAAATAAACCTTCGCTGCTAACCGATTCGTGTCTAGTTCCCTATTAAGGAATATTTACCATCGTTTAACCCTAAATTAGCTTTGAAATTCCGGGTTTGGCGGTAATGTTAAGAACCCCTACTTTTTTGTATGAAAACAGCGCCATGGCCAAAATTTGCCTTTCTCTAGCATTACCCCAAGTAAGAATTCCTGTGTTGAATACTGAAAACTATTTGGAATTAAATGAACAGATAATCTGGCACTTACAGAAAGAAGAAGATTACAACATTGGCATACAATTTATCTCAAATGATGAGAAAATGAAAGCGTGTCTTTCCAGATTTATTAAGAGCATTAGGGAAAGCGAATAAAATCAAACAAAAAGCATTTCCTATGTATTTCAGCCCACACTAAAAAAATTGTTAGTTTGACAATGTCCTCTGAAGATGTAGAATAGAATTAAAGAATTTGGATAAAGTTCTGGCAATCAGATAACCAAATTAGAAAATGGAGGAAAAGATATGAATGCTCAATATCTGTTGGATAGGATTACCGCCAATCCTGATGTGATGGTTGGCAAACCGACTATTAGAGGTTTACGAATTACAGTTGACCAGATATTAAAAGCCTTAGCTGGTGGAATCACAACTCAGGAATTGCTTAAAGAGTATCCTGAGTTGGAGTCTGAGGATATTCAGGCAGTTTTACTTCATGCATCTGAATTGGTTAGCGAGGAGCAAGTTTTCAAACTCGCAATAGGCACTTGGAGGTGAAGCAAAAGAGCTTAAAATTTTTAGTTGATGTTGGAGTTAGTATAAAAGTTGAGAGTTGGCTTATAAATCATGGATATGATACAAAAAGTGTTAGAGACATAAATCCTCAAATGCTTGATGAAGAAATACTAAAGATGGCAGTTTCAGGAAAGCGAATGGTTGTTACTATGGATAAAGATTTTGGAGAGTTAGTGTATAATTCCGGATTACCACATGCAGGTGTTTTATTGTTAAGGCTTGAAGAAGCTGCGTCTGAGGAAAAGGT is a window encoding:
- a CDS encoding AAA family ATPase, which codes for MSNIIAVANQKGGVGKTTTVFNLGKALARKGKDVLLVDLDPQGHLTIHTGLEPDDLDITIYNALKDQKTLSEVIKETGDVKIAPADISLATADLELSKEIGNQELLKDILEKIQADYDYIIIDCPPSLNLLTINALCAADGVLITVQAEYFALKGLSDLFKTVEKVKKKLNHAIQIIGILPCMYDSRRKLSEEALKVLKDNFSGMLLKTKIRENVKLAEASSRSKSIFEYDSESHGAEDYNSLCNEILAKETKNG
- a CDS encoding ATP-binding protein, which codes for MNLLSQKANNYYVRPEGSLLDAHAFDKLVFSISATPFLKRSQITKQIVIDLESSKKLSLYGEMGIFLLGKFLNKLLNRSFNIKYPSNDTHNAVFETLRNIRNAAKSREPKPFKNNPFWQINDKKNSIIMFMFVEDAGGIRKLLDSTINIFQPYLTNILHYPGQKIDYIQNIIGELTQNIIDHSVVDSMPKGYIALAATKRKVEIVVMDLGIGIPKRLGDSLGIKDEFLALKLAFNKRVSSRLSERRGIGLLEVKKIIEDSHGYLSVRSSRAKVSFSPKTYKPSGKTWLSSTSACFPGTQIEVLLFNKKH
- a CDS encoding helix-turn-helix domain-containing protein, with the protein product MDQKEIRGRLGYFMFLNDVFKSGSYAKLSPSAKSIYPVIGVHINRDGEAFLSTSRIEKLSGLSRHSVIDGVKELVENGFIMKVKGNSLKSNRFRIVFEYEGSVMVALRQCKNYTSGSVNNIPRVVQKPYQRVVQKFNPNKVIYNKVTQPSKEKQQITTNIIKIHDSHVGQVNIGENSGGNIFKKIIKELNLKETGQELLKDYITKYSQNWVDRAFTESVKRAKPSLHYMEGILKKWQQTGRIQLGSFKEEIDIKKKEDFRKNREERKKLEQSKDLDESLEQIFNSLEDEEKRGIQQRVRYEVDKLKIKPEFEGPILRSTRLKILKEEFLNK
- a CDS encoding type II toxin-antitoxin system HicB family antitoxin, with product MTQFKIVVEKHPDGYVSYPLGFKGVVVGQGDTYEEALSDIKSAIQFHIKTFGKETLETESRIIEAFVAEAVVEA
- a CDS encoding type II toxin-antitoxin system HicA family toxin — protein: MAKFPIDAPKRKVVKAFKFLGFQPIREKEHISMMRENQDGSKTPLTMPNHQKIKASTLKTICTQSGISREEFLNAYRKA
- a CDS encoding tyrosine-type recombinase/integrase; protein product: MLIERRSEKGSIISNFTRIARRHHLNYDQLRYVFKAVRGNLNLKPNDRSKRLPRILTDHELSSFFEGIEDSLLSHKIMLKLLFYTGLRVSELVNIKVSDIDIKNNKIFINQGKGSKDRYVLFPEAFRLVLEAYLANPNGKQYLFESNRGTKYTPRRIQQVVSGYMKNAGIDADSNRRLGPHILRHQFLTFLTRKGMSDAQIQLISGHSTKKSLEVYQHLSLKDVEKDYQEVWKT
- a CDS encoding PilZ domain-containing protein; this translates as MAKICLSLALPQVRIPVLNTENYLELNEQIIWHLQKEEDYNIGIQFISNDEKMKACLSRFIKSIRESE
- a CDS encoding DUF433 domain-containing protein — translated: MNAQYLLDRITANPDVMVGKPTIRGLRITVDQILKALAGGITTQELLKEYPELESEDIQAVLLHASELVSEEQVFKLAIGTWR
- a CDS encoding DUF5615 family PIN-like protein; translated protein: MKQKSLKFLVDVGVSIKVESWLINHGYDTKSVRDINPQMLDEEILKMAVSGKRMVVTMDKDFGELVYNSGLPHAGVLLLRLEEAASEEKVKVIENILEKHSNNLLNKFCVFKDGKLRIRK